A portion of the Carya illinoinensis cultivar Pawnee chromosome 11, C.illinoinensisPawnee_v1, whole genome shotgun sequence genome contains these proteins:
- the LOC122282825 gene encoding coiled-coil domain-containing protein 22 isoform X1, whose protein sequence is MDESQEILMNSLESSGISIPPSGSSLRDLDPNTLVSICAQCLNLLDHTASFPTFLPDGSMATQVKICSDIASGIKNLGYIGDMSFHKFLYPSEEDLYKLIRFLVERLSEISEDRRTADVKDVKGRGRIKDDDKKSTSEDQQQKDNNGGVDLSCKKVGAKLEDLRLNIEVSDRLNTKVGHASLSRLHEADLIPRKMDEVAVDDVYFSRTGDFSKDKLTTVLSGKESSEEVVDAGRDTAGNEETAAWRDDKHVLVFEQKGSPFREQSSKIIYETGKTKNQEKYFLEKRTTNNTGLRQLEEELELLRAAADMAFDAEHPLDFYLGQLNEKIDAKKCNLTELESAWEALRESLEEKKRSLEEFLYANNPEAQEKLQKLREVELEKQCVLSEIRHREEEHSQLCAELERQPKTACRNSYIQRIKEITKNSRKQDADIDRILKETRELQLESNSTQERLHRTYAVVDEMVFREAKKDPVGRQAYRLLTSLHEAFEQISEKILATDRVLREVAEHEMKLAAMASRSLNVDKLQADLDAIRKENECLHQCLRDN, encoded by the exons ATGGACGAGTCGCAGGAGATACTCATGAACTCGCTGGAGAGCTCCGGTATTTCGATCCCACCAAGCGGTTCTTCGCTCCGAGACCTCGACCCCAACACCTTGGTCTCCATCTGCGCCCAGTGCCTTAACCTTCTCGACCACACGGCGTCCTTTCCCACCTTTCTTCCCGATGGATCCATGGCCACCCAGGTCAAGATCTGTTCGGACATCGCGTCAGGGATTAAGAATCTGGGTTACATCGGAGACATGAGTTTCCACAAG TTCCTGTATCCGTCTGAAGAGGACTTGTATAAGTTGATCAGATTCCTGGTGGAGAGGCTTTCTGAGATATCTGAAGATAGAAGAACTGCTGATGTGAAGGATGTTAAGGGTAGAGGGAGAATAAaagatgatgataaaaaaaGCACTTCTGAGGACCAGCAACAGAAGGATAATAATGGAGGGGTAGATCTTAGTTGTAAGAAAGTTGGAGCCAAATTGGAAGATCTAAGACTGAATATTGAAGTGTCAGATCGGTTGAATACCAAGGTTGGACATGCCTCTCTTAGCAGGCTCCATGAGGCTGATCTCATTCCAAGAAAAATGGATGAAGTGGCTGTTGATGATGTATATTTCTCCAGGACTGGAGATTTCAGCAAGGACAAACTGACTACTGTATTGAGTGGGAAGGAATCTTCTGAAGAAGTGGTGGATGCTGGAAGAGATACAGCAGGAAATGAAGAAACTGCAGCTTGGAGAGATGATAAACATGTTCTAGTGTTTGAACAGAAAGGATCTCCTTTTAGAGAGCAATCTTCCAAG ATAATCTATGAGactggaaaaacaaaaaatcaagaaaaatattttttggagaaGAGAACAACAAATAACACTGGACTACGGCAACTTGAGGAAGAATTGGAACTGTTAAGGGCAGCAGCAGATATGGCTTTTGATGCGGAGCATCCCCTGGACTTCTACCTTGGGCAGCTCAATGAGAAAATTGACGCCAAAAAGTGTAATCTTACTGAATTGGAATCAGCATG GGAAGCTCTTAGAGAGTCTCtggaagagaagaagagaagtcTTGAGGAGTTTTTATATGCCAACAATCCAGAAGCTCAAGAAAAGCTCCAGAAGTTGAGAGAAGTTGAGTTGGAAAAGCAGTGTGTCTTGTCTGAAATTAGACACAG GGAGGAGGAACATTCTCAACTTTGTGCAGAACTTGAGAGACAGCCCAAAACGGCATGTAGGAATTCCTATATTCAGCGGATAAAGGAGATAACAAAAAATAGTCGGAAACAAGATGCTGACATAGATCGGATCTTAAAAGAGACCAGGGAGCTTCAATTGGAAAGTAACTCTACCCAAGAACGCCTTCATCGAACTTATGCTGTCGTAGATGAAATGGTATTCAG GGAAGCGAAGAAAGATCCAGTAGGAAGACAGGCATATAGACTTCTCACTAGCTTGCACGAGGCATTCGAACAGATATCTGAGAAAATCCTGGCCACTGATAGAGTACTAAGAGAAGTGGCTGAACATGAAATGAAGCTAGCGGCTATGGCATCCCGTAGCTTAAATGTCGACAAGCTACAAGCTGATCTGGATGCCATAAGGAAGGAAAATGAGTGTCTACATCAATGCCTCCGGGATAATTAA
- the LOC122282825 gene encoding coiled-coil domain-containing protein 22 homolog isoform X3, with amino-acid sequence MCCLRQFLYPSEEDLYKLIRFLVERLSEISEDRRTADVKDVKGRGRIKDDDKKSTSEDQQQKDNNGGVDLSCKKVGAKLEDLRLNIEVSDRLNTKVGHASLSRLHEADLIPRKMDEVAVDDVYFSRTGDFSKDKLTTVLSGKESSEEVVDAGRDTAGNEETAAWRDDKHVLVFEQKGSPFREQSSKIIYETGKTKNQEKYFLEKRTTNNTGLRQLEEELELLRAAADMAFDAEHPLDFYLGQLNEKIDAKKCNLTELESAWEALRESLEEKKRSLEEFLYANNPEAQEKLQKLREVELEKQCVLSEIRHREEEHSQLCAELERQPKTACRNSYIQRIKEITKNSRKQDADIDRILKETRELQLESNSTQERLHRTYAVVDEMVFREAKKDPVGRQAYRLLTSLHEAFEQISEKILATDRVLREVAEHEMKLAAMASRSLNVDKLQADLDAIRKENECLHQCLRDN; translated from the exons ATGTGTTGCTTACGGCAGTTCCTGTATCCGTCTGAAGAGGACTTGTATAAGTTGATCAGATTCCTGGTGGAGAGGCTTTCTGAGATATCTGAAGATAGAAGAACTGCTGATGTGAAGGATGTTAAGGGTAGAGGGAGAATAAaagatgatgataaaaaaaGCACTTCTGAGGACCAGCAACAGAAGGATAATAATGGAGGGGTAGATCTTAGTTGTAAGAAAGTTGGAGCCAAATTGGAAGATCTAAGACTGAATATTGAAGTGTCAGATCGGTTGAATACCAAGGTTGGACATGCCTCTCTTAGCAGGCTCCATGAGGCTGATCTCATTCCAAGAAAAATGGATGAAGTGGCTGTTGATGATGTATATTTCTCCAGGACTGGAGATTTCAGCAAGGACAAACTGACTACTGTATTGAGTGGGAAGGAATCTTCTGAAGAAGTGGTGGATGCTGGAAGAGATACAGCAGGAAATGAAGAAACTGCAGCTTGGAGAGATGATAAACATGTTCTAGTGTTTGAACAGAAAGGATCTCCTTTTAGAGAGCAATCTTCCAAG ATAATCTATGAGactggaaaaacaaaaaatcaagaaaaatattttttggagaaGAGAACAACAAATAACACTGGACTACGGCAACTTGAGGAAGAATTGGAACTGTTAAGGGCAGCAGCAGATATGGCTTTTGATGCGGAGCATCCCCTGGACTTCTACCTTGGGCAGCTCAATGAGAAAATTGACGCCAAAAAGTGTAATCTTACTGAATTGGAATCAGCATG GGAAGCTCTTAGAGAGTCTCtggaagagaagaagagaagtcTTGAGGAGTTTTTATATGCCAACAATCCAGAAGCTCAAGAAAAGCTCCAGAAGTTGAGAGAAGTTGAGTTGGAAAAGCAGTGTGTCTTGTCTGAAATTAGACACAG GGAGGAGGAACATTCTCAACTTTGTGCAGAACTTGAGAGACAGCCCAAAACGGCATGTAGGAATTCCTATATTCAGCGGATAAAGGAGATAACAAAAAATAGTCGGAAACAAGATGCTGACATAGATCGGATCTTAAAAGAGACCAGGGAGCTTCAATTGGAAAGTAACTCTACCCAAGAACGCCTTCATCGAACTTATGCTGTCGTAGATGAAATGGTATTCAG GGAAGCGAAGAAAGATCCAGTAGGAAGACAGGCATATAGACTTCTCACTAGCTTGCACGAGGCATTCGAACAGATATCTGAGAAAATCCTGGCCACTGATAGAGTACTAAGAGAAGTGGCTGAACATGAAATGAAGCTAGCGGCTATGGCATCCCGTAGCTTAAATGTCGACAAGCTACAAGCTGATCTGGATGCCATAAGGAAGGAAAATGAGTGTCTACATCAATGCCTCCGGGATAATTAA
- the LOC122282825 gene encoding coiled-coil domain-containing protein 22 isoform X2 codes for MDESQEILMNSLESSGISIPPSGSSLRDLDPNTLVSICAQCLNLLDHTASFPTFLPDGSMATQVKICSDIASGIKNLGYIGDMSFHKFLYPSEEDLYKLIRFLVERLSEISEDRRTADVKDVKGRGRIKDDDKKSTSEDQQQKDNNGGVDLSCKKVGAKLEDLRLNIEVSDRLNTKVGHASLSRLHEADLIPRKMDEVAVDDVYFSRTGDFSKDKLTTVLSGKESSEEVVDAGRDTAGNEETAAWRDDKHVLVFEQKGSPFREQSSKIIYETGKTKNQEKYFLEKRTTNNTGLRQLEEELELLRAAADMAFDAEHPLDFYLGQLNEKIDAKKCNLTELESAWEALRESLEEKKRSLEEFLYANNPEAQEKLQKLREVELEKQCVLSEIRHREEEHSQLCAELERQPKTACRNSYIQRIKEITKNSRKQDADIDRILKETRELQLESNSTQERLHRTYAVVDEMVFSMHVQGSEERSSRKTGI; via the exons ATGGACGAGTCGCAGGAGATACTCATGAACTCGCTGGAGAGCTCCGGTATTTCGATCCCACCAAGCGGTTCTTCGCTCCGAGACCTCGACCCCAACACCTTGGTCTCCATCTGCGCCCAGTGCCTTAACCTTCTCGACCACACGGCGTCCTTTCCCACCTTTCTTCCCGATGGATCCATGGCCACCCAGGTCAAGATCTGTTCGGACATCGCGTCAGGGATTAAGAATCTGGGTTACATCGGAGACATGAGTTTCCACAAG TTCCTGTATCCGTCTGAAGAGGACTTGTATAAGTTGATCAGATTCCTGGTGGAGAGGCTTTCTGAGATATCTGAAGATAGAAGAACTGCTGATGTGAAGGATGTTAAGGGTAGAGGGAGAATAAaagatgatgataaaaaaaGCACTTCTGAGGACCAGCAACAGAAGGATAATAATGGAGGGGTAGATCTTAGTTGTAAGAAAGTTGGAGCCAAATTGGAAGATCTAAGACTGAATATTGAAGTGTCAGATCGGTTGAATACCAAGGTTGGACATGCCTCTCTTAGCAGGCTCCATGAGGCTGATCTCATTCCAAGAAAAATGGATGAAGTGGCTGTTGATGATGTATATTTCTCCAGGACTGGAGATTTCAGCAAGGACAAACTGACTACTGTATTGAGTGGGAAGGAATCTTCTGAAGAAGTGGTGGATGCTGGAAGAGATACAGCAGGAAATGAAGAAACTGCAGCTTGGAGAGATGATAAACATGTTCTAGTGTTTGAACAGAAAGGATCTCCTTTTAGAGAGCAATCTTCCAAG ATAATCTATGAGactggaaaaacaaaaaatcaagaaaaatattttttggagaaGAGAACAACAAATAACACTGGACTACGGCAACTTGAGGAAGAATTGGAACTGTTAAGGGCAGCAGCAGATATGGCTTTTGATGCGGAGCATCCCCTGGACTTCTACCTTGGGCAGCTCAATGAGAAAATTGACGCCAAAAAGTGTAATCTTACTGAATTGGAATCAGCATG GGAAGCTCTTAGAGAGTCTCtggaagagaagaagagaagtcTTGAGGAGTTTTTATATGCCAACAATCCAGAAGCTCAAGAAAAGCTCCAGAAGTTGAGAGAAGTTGAGTTGGAAAAGCAGTGTGTCTTGTCTGAAATTAGACACAG GGAGGAGGAACATTCTCAACTTTGTGCAGAACTTGAGAGACAGCCCAAAACGGCATGTAGGAATTCCTATATTCAGCGGATAAAGGAGATAACAAAAAATAGTCGGAAACAAGATGCTGACATAGATCGGATCTTAAAAGAGACCAGGGAGCTTCAATTGGAAAGTAACTCTACCCAAGAACGCCTTCATCGAACTTATGCTGTCGTAGATGAAATGGTATTCAG TATGCATGTGCAGGGAAGCGAAGAAAGATCCAGTAGGAAGACAGGCATATAG